One stretch of Fretibacterium sp. OH1220_COT-178 DNA includes these proteins:
- a CDS encoding tripartite tricarboxylate transporter TctB family protein, translating into METPIPSPTPGTAASPQRPPSLILGLFLILLCGLVWYETAGYPDDLLDARRLTGPGTFPRLLAFLLGLTGIRETLRAIFRGKRGSVPQEPLSRSGFVNILCVVLATAAFIPLTHHLGFSLGALACILPLMLRFRVRPLLAVLASCLTIGLIFLMFNGVFRVQLPRGTLTEPLGWRF; encoded by the coding sequence ATGGAGACCCCTATCCCCTCCCCGACGCCCGGAACGGCGGCGAGCCCCCAACGTCCTCCCAGCCTTATCCTCGGTCTCTTCCTGATCCTGCTGTGCGGCCTCGTGTGGTACGAGACCGCGGGATACCCCGACGACCTGCTGGACGCGCGCAGGCTGACGGGCCCCGGCACCTTTCCGCGGCTCCTCGCCTTCCTCCTCGGCCTGACCGGCATACGGGAAACCCTCCGGGCCATTTTTCGCGGCAAGCGGGGCTCCGTCCCGCAGGAGCCCCTGTCCCGTTCGGGGTTCGTCAACATCCTGTGCGTCGTCCTCGCGACGGCAGCCTTCATCCCCCTGACTCACCACCTGGGCTTTTCCCTGGGGGCGTTGGCCTGCATTCTGCCCCTGATGCTCCGCTTTCGGGTCCGACCCCTCCTCGCCGTTCTGGCCTCCTGCCTGACGATCGGCCTGATCTTCCTCATGTTCAACGGCGTCTTCCGCGTCCAGCTGCCCCGGGGCACACTGACCGAACCCCTGGGCTGGAGGTTCTGA
- a CDS encoding AAA family ATPase yields MRIETLNLKNFKVFKDARIGSIPAFCVVVGANGTGKSTLFDTFGFLKDCLTYNVSVALQKRGGFSQVVTRGAGDDADIVIELQYRMEIEGYERLVTYRLEIGQEKNKPVVNRELLRYKRSSYGSPFNFLNFSKGKGYAINNEEDFKASDKELTREQQSLDGTDILAIKGLGQFQRFKAANAFRQMIENWHVSDFHIDAARGSKDVTGYAEHLSQRGDNLQLIANSLYENDRKTFERILQAMKERVPGIGDITPESTSDGRLLLKFRDGAFQDPFIDRYVSDGTIKMFAYLVLLYDPKPHPLLCIEEPENQLYPQLMTELAEEFRGYSNRGGQVFVSTHSPDFLNAAKLEEVFWLVKQDGYTEIRRAADDPQLQAYMEDGGQMGWLWKHGFFPGADPR; encoded by the coding sequence ATGAGAATCGAGACGCTCAATCTCAAGAACTTCAAGGTTTTCAAGGATGCGAGGATCGGAAGCATTCCGGCCTTCTGCGTCGTCGTCGGAGCCAATGGTACGGGCAAGAGTACGCTTTTTGACACATTCGGCTTTCTCAAGGATTGCCTGACCTACAATGTCTCCGTCGCACTCCAGAAGCGGGGTGGGTTTTCCCAGGTCGTCACCCGGGGCGCGGGAGACGATGCGGATATCGTCATCGAGCTTCAGTATCGTATGGAGATCGAGGGCTATGAACGCCTGGTGACCTATCGCCTGGAGATTGGCCAGGAGAAGAACAAGCCCGTGGTCAACAGAGAATTGCTCCGCTACAAACGAAGTTCCTACGGCTCTCCTTTCAACTTCCTGAATTTCAGCAAGGGCAAGGGCTACGCCATCAACAACGAGGAGGATTTCAAGGCCTCGGACAAGGAGCTGACCCGGGAGCAGCAAAGCCTTGACGGAACCGACATTTTAGCGATTAAAGGGCTGGGGCAATTTCAGCGTTTCAAGGCCGCCAACGCATTTCGTCAGATGATCGAAAACTGGCATGTTTCAGACTTCCATATCGATGCAGCCCGCGGCAGCAAGGACGTTACCGGTTATGCCGAACATCTCTCCCAGAGGGGCGACAACCTCCAGCTCATCGCCAATTCCCTATACGAGAACGACCGGAAAACATTCGAGCGAATTCTCCAGGCAATGAAGGAGAGGGTGCCGGGAATTGGGGACATCACGCCCGAATCGACATCGGACGGACGGCTGCTCTTGAAGTTCCGTGACGGGGCTTTTCAAGATCCCTTCATCGATCGCTACGTCTCGGACGGCACGATCAAGATGTTTGCCTATCTGGTGCTCCTCTACGATCCGAAACCGCACCCCCTTCTCTGTATTGAGGAACCGGAAAATCAGCTCTATCCCCAGCTGATGACGGAGTTGGCGGAGGAATTCCGGGGCTACAGCAATAGAGGGGGTCAAGTTTTCGTATCCACGCATTCCCCGGATTTTCTGAACGCAGCGAAACTGGAGGAGGTCTTCTGGCTGGTCAAGCAAGACGGTTATACCGAAATTCGTCGTGCGGCGGACGATCCTCAGCTCCAAGCCTATATGGAGGACGGTGGCCAGATGGGCTGGCTTTGGAAACATGGTTTCTTCCCCGGGGCCGATCCAAGATGA
- a CDS encoding YfcC family protein yields MSSTAKSAPLPTKKKSKFPHAYVIIVCLLLFVSFLTYVIPAGEYNRVKTPEGITMVDKDSFQYVQAKPVKPWLIPNYILEGLQKQANIIFPLLLIGGALEVILATGLFHAYCNRLARACAGKEKWFIPVILTLFAVIGITQSTNKFIGFAPLGVMLAATLGYDAIVGVAIVLLGVGIGFSTGILAPTTAVAQEMAQLTAYSGMWLRVVSFVLFLILTSVYISRYAERARKDPTKSVLYGTNYENAFDLSGSDVAYSGKHPLILAIVVLSFAVLMFGCIRYGWGLVETAVCFLWMALAGGLVYGFGPSRIATEIVKGAKGMTSAALIVGLGAAVAIILKDGKVLDTVVMNLAKGLGYMPDWLKAPMLLIINVIVNGFVTSGTGQAAVVMPVLVPVADIAGITRQTTVLAYKFGDGFCNYILPHASALMGFLGATGISYDLWMKFMMKLFGLWMLLGSAILAFAHFIHYV; encoded by the coding sequence ATGTCAAGCACCGCAAAGAGCGCACCGTTGCCGACCAAGAAGAAGTCGAAGTTTCCCCACGCCTACGTCATCATCGTCTGCCTCCTCCTCTTCGTCAGCTTCCTGACCTACGTCATCCCCGCCGGCGAGTACAATCGGGTCAAGACGCCGGAGGGAATCACGATGGTGGACAAGGATTCCTTCCAATACGTCCAGGCAAAGCCGGTCAAGCCCTGGCTGATCCCCAACTACATCCTGGAGGGGCTTCAGAAGCAGGCCAACATCATCTTCCCCCTGCTGCTGATCGGAGGCGCCCTGGAGGTGATCCTGGCAACGGGCCTGTTTCACGCCTACTGCAATCGTCTTGCGAGGGCCTGCGCCGGCAAGGAGAAGTGGTTCATTCCCGTCATCCTGACCCTGTTCGCGGTCATCGGCATCACGCAGTCCACCAACAAGTTCATCGGCTTCGCCCCGCTGGGGGTGATGCTGGCCGCCACACTGGGCTACGACGCGATCGTCGGAGTCGCTATCGTCCTCCTGGGAGTCGGCATCGGGTTCTCGACAGGCATCCTGGCCCCCACCACCGCAGTGGCCCAGGAGATGGCTCAGCTCACCGCCTATTCCGGAATGTGGCTGCGCGTGGTCAGCTTCGTCCTCTTCCTGATCCTCACCTCCGTCTACATATCCCGCTACGCGGAGAGGGCCCGGAAGGACCCGACGAAGAGCGTCCTGTACGGGACGAACTACGAGAACGCCTTCGACCTGTCCGGCTCGGACGTGGCGTACAGCGGAAAGCATCCCCTGATCCTCGCGATCGTCGTGCTTTCTTTCGCCGTTCTGATGTTCGGCTGCATCCGCTACGGCTGGGGGCTCGTCGAGACCGCGGTATGCTTTCTGTGGATGGCTCTGGCGGGCGGACTCGTCTATGGGTTCGGTCCCAGCAGGATCGCGACGGAGATCGTCAAGGGGGCCAAGGGGATGACCTCGGCCGCACTGATCGTGGGGCTGGGCGCCGCGGTCGCGATCATCCTGAAGGACGGCAAGGTGCTGGACACGGTGGTCATGAACCTGGCCAAGGGGCTGGGCTACATGCCCGACTGGCTGAAGGCGCCGATGCTGCTCATCATCAACGTCATCGTCAACGGGTTCGTCACCTCGGGGACCGGCCAGGCCGCCGTGGTCATGCCCGTCCTGGTCCCGGTGGCCGACATCGCCGGCATCACCCGTCAGACGACCGTCCTCGCCTACAAGTTCGGCGACGGGTTCTGCAACTACATCCTGCCCCACGCCTCGGCCCTCATGGGCTTCCTGGGTGCGACCGGCATCAGCTACGACCTCTGGATGAAGTTTATGATGAAACTCTTCGGGCTGTGGATGCTTCTGGGCTCGGCCATCCTGGCCTTCGCCCACTTCATCCATTACGTTTAG
- a CDS encoding tripartite tricarboxylate transporter substrate binding protein yields the protein MRRFVSLLMVCVVVLFASGAALAAYPEKAITIVCPWGAGGGTDRVIRAMGAELEKALGQPVVIENKTGGDGAVGHSFGARAKPDGYTLTCTTFELATLHWMGVKSAPTHQDYEHIAMINSDPAAMAVKADAAWKDLAALLDDIRANPGKRLFSGTAKAGIWDLARLALMNAAGLKAEDALWIPSKGAASAIPEILGGHIDVITCGIAELKTQLENGELRALVLMSPERSKTFPDVPTARELGYDVAYATVRGLSAPKGTPKEIVAVLNDAVKKACESPTFVEFMEKNSFAITYQDSAAYAETLAKADADSKASMELGGYLRQ from the coding sequence ATGAGACGTTTTGTTTCCCTGCTGATGGTTTGCGTCGTCGTTCTGTTCGCCTCCGGTGCGGCCCTGGCGGCCTATCCGGAGAAGGCCATAACCATCGTCTGTCCATGGGGGGCCGGCGGCGGGACGGACCGCGTGATCCGCGCCATGGGCGCGGAGCTCGAGAAGGCCCTGGGACAGCCCGTGGTGATCGAGAACAAGACGGGCGGCGACGGAGCGGTGGGACACTCCTTCGGTGCCCGCGCCAAGCCGGACGGCTACACCCTCACCTGCACGACCTTCGAACTGGCGACCCTGCACTGGATGGGGGTCAAGTCCGCTCCCACCCACCAGGACTACGAGCACATCGCGATGATCAACAGCGACCCGGCCGCGATGGCCGTCAAGGCCGACGCCGCCTGGAAAGATCTGGCCGCGCTGCTCGACGACATCCGCGCCAACCCCGGCAAGCGCCTCTTCTCCGGCACCGCCAAGGCCGGCATCTGGGACCTCGCCCGGCTGGCCCTGATGAACGCCGCAGGGCTGAAGGCCGAGGACGCGCTCTGGATCCCCAGCAAGGGAGCGGCCAGCGCCATCCCCGAGATCCTGGGCGGACACATCGACGTCATCACCTGCGGGATCGCGGAGCTGAAGACTCAGCTCGAGAACGGGGAGCTCCGCGCCCTGGTGCTGATGAGCCCGGAGCGCAGCAAAACCTTCCCGGACGTCCCGACGGCAAGGGAGCTGGGATACGACGTCGCCTACGCGACGGTGCGCGGGCTCTCGGCCCCCAAGGGAACGCCCAAGGAGATCGTCGCGGTCCTGAACGACGCCGTCAAGAAGGCCTGCGAGTCCCCGACCTTCGTCGAATTCATGGAGAAGAACAGCTTCGCCATCACCTATCAGGACTCCGCAGCCTACGCGGAGACCCTGGCGAAGGCCGACGCGGACAGCAAGGCCTCAATGGAGCTGGGCGGCTACCTCCGGCAGTAG
- a CDS encoding DUF4276 family protein — protein MLQGLIETNFKVDPQSWDIQYKVFEGKQDLEKHLSRVLSRWRTPYTTFFIIRDQDAGDCTVVKESIRALCPEPLLQRCVIRIACRELESFYLGDLSAVENGLQLTGLAQRQSQRKFRDPDNLRAPSKELETLTKSRYQKIGGSRSIAPHLSPQHNRSHSFKMLFGAIRDILSSPFPSDDGRGNRI, from the coding sequence ATGCTGCAAGGCCTGATCGAGACAAACTTCAAGGTCGATCCCCAGAGTTGGGACATTCAATACAAGGTCTTCGAGGGAAAGCAGGATCTGGAAAAACATCTGTCGCGGGTTCTGAGCCGATGGCGGACTCCGTACACCACTTTTTTCATCATCCGGGATCAGGACGCAGGAGATTGTACCGTCGTGAAAGAGTCGATACGAGCCCTCTGTCCGGAGCCACTTTTGCAGAGATGCGTCATCCGTATTGCCTGCCGGGAATTGGAGAGCTTTTACCTTGGCGATCTGTCCGCCGTGGAAAATGGATTGCAACTGACGGGGCTTGCCCAAAGACAGTCTCAAAGGAAGTTCCGTGATCCGGACAATCTCCGAGCCCCCTCGAAGGAATTGGAGACGCTGACGAAAAGTCGATACCAGAAAATCGGCGGTAGCCGTTCCATCGCTCCCCACCTGAGTCCGCAACACAACCGGTCCCACAGTTTCAAGATGCTTTTCGGGGCAATCCGGGACATTCTATCTTCGCCCTTCCCTTCGGACGATGGCAGGGGCAACCGCATCTGA
- a CDS encoding YibE/F family protein: MKAMLKHYLFHNTSRRDLILSGVILALCGILYFIPTGFETRRNTGSLQAEGRVLEVDNQQLDQHGLLFTGAQTVVLQLLEGPIKGTAITAQNLFSGKMELDKVFEPGDLALVNYAIQGDRVTWARASDHYRLRTEFILLGVFCLFLLAYGGFTGFQAMLSFFFTGLTIWKVLIPCLLKGYDPIGVTFACISCMTAAILFLVAGIGLKGLVAFLGACSGLGVTCLIALFFLPAFKVNGAVRPFSETLLFAGFLNLDLTRLFISGIFLAASGAVMDLAMDLSAAMQEIVRHNPAVTRRELFFSGLMIGRSVIGSMTTTLVLAYSGGYIAMLMFFMGQGISNANILNLNHVAAEILHTLVGSFGLVLVAPMTTVIGTLLYLPGRR; the protein is encoded by the coding sequence ATGAAGGCCATGCTGAAACATTACCTCTTCCACAACACGAGCCGCAGGGACCTGATCCTGTCCGGCGTCATTCTGGCGCTGTGCGGTATCCTGTACTTCATTCCGACGGGGTTCGAGACCCGGCGCAACACGGGCTCCCTGCAGGCCGAGGGGCGGGTTCTGGAGGTGGACAACCAACAGCTGGACCAGCACGGCCTGCTCTTTACGGGAGCCCAGACGGTTGTGCTCCAGCTGCTGGAGGGCCCGATAAAGGGCACCGCGATCACGGCACAGAATCTCTTCTCCGGCAAGATGGAGCTGGACAAGGTCTTCGAGCCCGGCGACCTCGCATTGGTCAACTACGCAATCCAGGGCGATCGGGTGACCTGGGCCCGGGCCTCGGACCACTACCGCCTGAGGACGGAGTTCATCCTGTTGGGGGTTTTTTGCCTCTTTCTGCTCGCCTACGGGGGGTTCACCGGCTTTCAGGCCATGCTGTCCTTCTTTTTCACGGGACTGACGATCTGGAAGGTCCTGATTCCCTGTCTGCTCAAGGGCTACGACCCCATCGGGGTCACCTTCGCCTGCATCAGCTGCATGACGGCGGCCATCCTGTTCCTCGTGGCGGGGATCGGCCTCAAGGGGCTGGTGGCCTTTCTCGGTGCCTGCTCGGGGCTCGGCGTCACCTGCCTGATCGCCCTTTTCTTTTTGCCGGCGTTCAAGGTCAACGGGGCGGTGCGCCCCTTCTCGGAGACCCTTTTGTTCGCGGGGTTTCTCAATCTCGATCTGACGCGGCTCTTCATCTCGGGGATCTTTCTGGCCGCCTCGGGAGCCGTGATGGACCTGGCCATGGACCTCTCGGCCGCCATGCAGGAGATCGTGCGGCACAACCCCGCCGTTACGCGCCGCGAGCTCTTCTTCTCCGGGCTGATGATCGGCCGGTCCGTCATCGGAAGCATGACGACGACACTGGTGCTGGCCTACAGCGGCGGCTACATCGCCATGCTGATGTTCTTCATGGGACAGGGCATCTCCAACGCCAACATCCTGAACCTGAACCACGTGGCCGCGGAGATCCTGCACACTCTGGTCGGCAGCTTCGGGCTGGTGCTCGTCGCCCCCATGACCACCGTCATCGGGACGCTGCTCTACCTGCCCGGCAGGAGATGA
- a CDS encoding M20 family metallopeptidase, translating to MNGTKELLKRHIEALAPRLTAMSDDIFDHPEVGLEEHRAAELLCTELERGGFEVERGIAGLPTAFRARWRTGTSGPVIGLLCEYDAIENMGHACAHHMQGPAMVGAALALREGLKDASCEVVVYGTPAEETVSGKSMMLKEGCFHELDVALMVHGGPTTTTDIQSLAMSRYRVRFHGKSAHAAIKPEDGRSALDAALLMFHGIEFLREHVKDDIRMHYTILNAGGPANVVPKETESLVYLRGYDRPYLDTVVRRFFDVANGAALMTGTTAEIIEDKVLHNKIPVLKLNDLVMEVAREMDAPTIRPPRAKTGSTDFGNVMFHVPGTCLRIAFVPEGSSAHSQEYLDAGKSDALHRALILSAQIIAEAVRRLVEEPDLMKDIQEEFDRKKRIGSND from the coding sequence ATGAACGGCACGAAGGAACTTCTGAAGCGGCACATCGAGGCCCTTGCCCCTCGCCTGACCGCGATGTCCGACGACATCTTCGATCATCCCGAGGTGGGCCTCGAGGAGCACCGGGCGGCCGAGCTGCTCTGCACCGAACTGGAGCGCGGAGGGTTCGAGGTGGAGCGCGGCATTGCCGGCCTGCCCACCGCGTTCCGCGCCCGCTGGCGTACGGGCACGTCGGGACCGGTGATCGGCCTGCTGTGCGAGTACGACGCCATCGAGAACATGGGGCACGCCTGCGCGCACCACATGCAGGGGCCGGCCATGGTAGGCGCCGCACTGGCCCTCAGGGAGGGCCTGAAGGACGCCTCCTGCGAAGTGGTGGTCTACGGGACCCCCGCCGAGGAGACGGTCAGCGGCAAGTCCATGATGCTGAAGGAGGGCTGCTTCCACGAGCTCGACGTCGCGCTGATGGTCCACGGAGGACCGACGACGACCACGGACATCCAGTCTCTCGCCATGTCGCGCTATCGCGTCCGATTCCACGGGAAATCGGCTCATGCGGCGATCAAGCCCGAGGACGGCCGGAGCGCATTGGATGCGGCCCTGCTGATGTTCCACGGAATCGAGTTCCTCAGGGAGCACGTGAAGGACGACATCCGGATGCATTACACGATCCTCAACGCGGGAGGGCCGGCCAACGTGGTGCCCAAGGAGACGGAGAGCCTCGTCTACCTCCGCGGCTACGACAGGCCGTACCTGGACACCGTGGTCCGGCGCTTCTTCGACGTCGCCAACGGTGCGGCCCTCATGACGGGCACTACGGCCGAGATCATCGAGGACAAGGTGCTCCACAACAAGATCCCGGTCCTGAAGCTGAACGACCTGGTCATGGAGGTCGCCCGCGAGATGGACGCCCCCACGATCCGTCCGCCCCGCGCCAAGACGGGCTCCACGGACTTCGGAAACGTCATGTTCCACGTTCCCGGCACCTGCCTCCGCATCGCGTTCGTGCCCGAGGGAAGCTCGGCCCACTCGCAGGAGTACCTTGACGCCGGGAAGTCCGACGCCCTGCACCGGGCCCTGATCCTGTCGGCCCAAATCATCGCCGAGGCGGTCCGGCGTCTCGTCGAGGAGCCGGACCTCATGAAGGACATCCAAGAGGAATTCGACCGGAAAAAACGGATCGGTTCGAACGACTGA
- a CDS encoding tripartite tricarboxylate transporter permease, with amino-acid sequence MDLTQLLSLSTLGPWMLSMLFGLVIGATPGLTATMAVALIIPVTYYMPPLTGLSMVIGVSASSIFAGDIPATYLRIPGTPASAAAVLDAYAMTQKGDSGLPLSLDVYCSAIGGTVGVLLLIFVAPALARFALRFTHFQYFWLGIFGLSMSAILSQGNALMGVVSASLGMLLSTVGTDLTTGHYRFIFDVMDLADGVGFIPVMIGMFGVCEVLRAVSRPERLGTTALSGSTRLPPASRVFSSIWRHKLTVLRSAVLGTVIGALPGAGGDVAAWVGYGTAKKLSRSPERFGTGCEEGVIAPTSANNAAIGGAWIPALVFGIPGDSITAIVLGAMIMYGLQPGPMIFQENRDMVNGIFAIALISQFMLIPVGLLGIKAFRQILRLPKNVVFALVLLFSIVGSYAMRSNYWDVGIMLAAGIAGFLLERVSVPLPPLILGLILGNMVEDNFRIGMLKSGGDYTAFIADPICAALIALILLTFFSAPLVRLIRRIFGPIRR; translated from the coding sequence ATGGACCTAACGCAGCTTCTCTCCCTTTCCACCCTCGGGCCCTGGATGCTCTCGATGCTCTTCGGCCTGGTCATCGGCGCCACGCCCGGGCTCACGGCCACCATGGCGGTCGCCCTGATCATCCCCGTGACCTACTACATGCCGCCCCTCACGGGGCTGTCCATGGTCATCGGGGTCTCCGCCTCGTCCATCTTCGCGGGCGACATCCCCGCGACATACCTGCGCATCCCCGGAACCCCTGCCTCGGCCGCGGCGGTCCTCGACGCCTACGCGATGACGCAGAAGGGCGACAGCGGCCTGCCCCTGTCGCTCGATGTCTATTGCTCCGCGATCGGAGGCACCGTCGGGGTGCTGCTCCTGATCTTCGTCGCACCGGCTCTGGCCCGTTTCGCCCTGCGATTCACCCACTTCCAATACTTCTGGCTCGGGATCTTCGGCCTGTCCATGAGCGCCATCCTCAGCCAGGGCAACGCGCTGATGGGCGTCGTCTCCGCATCCCTGGGCATGCTGCTCTCCACGGTGGGGACGGACCTGACGACGGGGCATTACCGTTTTATCTTCGACGTCATGGACCTGGCGGACGGCGTGGGATTCATCCCCGTCATGATCGGGATGTTCGGCGTCTGCGAGGTCCTCAGGGCCGTGTCCCGTCCCGAACGGCTGGGAACGACCGCCCTCTCCGGATCAACGCGCCTGCCCCCGGCGTCGCGCGTCTTCTCCAGCATCTGGAGACACAAGCTGACGGTCCTGCGGTCCGCGGTCCTGGGAACCGTCATCGGCGCGCTTCCCGGCGCGGGCGGCGACGTGGCGGCCTGGGTCGGCTACGGGACGGCCAAAAAGCTCTCGCGCAGCCCGGAGAGGTTCGGCACGGGCTGCGAGGAGGGCGTCATCGCCCCCACAAGCGCCAACAACGCGGCGATCGGCGGCGCCTGGATCCCCGCCCTGGTCTTCGGCATCCCCGGCGACTCCATCACCGCCATCGTGCTGGGCGCCATGATCATGTACGGGCTCCAGCCCGGCCCGATGATCTTTCAGGAGAACCGTGATATGGTCAACGGCATCTTCGCGATCGCCCTGATCTCCCAATTCATGCTGATCCCCGTCGGACTGCTGGGCATCAAGGCGTTCCGCCAGATCCTGCGCCTGCCCAAGAACGTCGTGTTTGCGCTGGTGCTGCTCTTCTCCATCGTGGGCAGCTACGCCATGCGCTCCAACTATTGGGACGTCGGCATCATGCTGGCGGCCGGCATCGCGGGGTTCCTGCTCGAACGCGTATCGGTCCCCCTGCCCCCGCTGATCCTGGGGCTGATCCTCGGGAACATGGTGGAGGACAACTTTCGCATCGGAATGCTGAAGAGCGGCGGCGACTACACCGCCTTCATCGCCGACCCCATCTGCGCCGCGCTGATCGCCCTCATCCTCCTCACCTTCTTCAGCGCTCCGCTGGTGCGCCTGATCCGGAGGATCTTCGGCCCCATAAGACGCTGA
- a CDS encoding alkaline phosphatase, with amino-acid sequence MKRRWLRSIAPFLLLLALLAGTAGAEQRAKYVFLFIGDGTSFPQRNVTEYFLAARKDTSTLEPQIAKAEGKIRLDDGIADFKPAIDHLLMNTFPAQGLSSTYSFNSLITDSSSSGTAIATGKKTQDGVVAMDPLGKEGYVSMAKLAKARGKKVGIISTVSIEHATPAAFYANAPSRNLYYEIAQQIPASGFEYFAGGGFKQPKGSKKDQKDVAEIIREGGYKVYNTREDFDKLKKGDEKVVTINPALDNNAALPYTIDRDPKAEISLAEFLAKGIELLDNPEGFFIMAEGGKIDWACHANDAVTAIHDVIALDEAVKVAYDFYRKHPEETLIVVTGDHETGGLALGYAGTRYDAFLKRLEGQKGSYLAFNAEIKKFKKDNPEGRFADMLPVIEDFFGLKYHPQDQMKKLSEAAAKGDPDAVAALEMALTDYELGLLEKAFAMTMTPQADRPTKDDAYYTAYGSYEPLTVTLTHVLNHKAGIAWTSFSHSGLPTPVSAVGVGCENFNGYFDNTDIFRKVVAIAQYQQ; translated from the coding sequence ATGAAAAGACGATGGCTACGTTCCATAGCACCGTTCCTTCTTCTGCTCGCTCTGCTCGCCGGCACGGCCGGCGCGGAGCAGAGGGCGAAGTACGTGTTCCTCTTCATCGGAGACGGCACATCCTTTCCACAGAGAAACGTTACGGAGTACTTTCTGGCGGCCCGTAAGGACACCTCGACCCTGGAGCCCCAGATCGCCAAGGCCGAGGGCAAGATCAGGCTCGACGACGGAATCGCCGACTTCAAGCCGGCCATCGATCACCTGCTCATGAACACCTTCCCCGCCCAGGGACTCTCCTCCACCTATTCCTTCAACTCCCTGATCACCGACTCCTCGTCCTCGGGCACCGCCATCGCGACGGGCAAGAAGACACAGGACGGAGTGGTGGCCATGGATCCCCTGGGCAAGGAGGGCTATGTCTCCATGGCTAAACTGGCCAAGGCCAGAGGCAAGAAGGTCGGCATCATCTCCACCGTCTCCATCGAGCACGCCACCCCGGCCGCGTTCTACGCCAATGCGCCGTCCCGCAATCTTTACTACGAGATCGCGCAGCAGATTCCCGCAAGCGGCTTCGAATACTTCGCCGGCGGCGGCTTCAAGCAGCCCAAGGGGAGCAAAAAGGACCAGAAGGACGTCGCCGAGATCATCCGTGAGGGCGGCTACAAGGTCTACAACACCCGGGAGGACTTCGATAAGCTAAAGAAGGGCGACGAGAAGGTCGTGACCATCAATCCGGCCCTCGACAACAACGCGGCCCTCCCCTACACGATCGATCGCGATCCGAAGGCCGAGATCAGCCTGGCGGAATTCCTGGCGAAGGGTATCGAGCTTCTGGACAACCCCGAGGGCTTCTTCATCATGGCCGAGGGCGGCAAGATCGACTGGGCCTGCCACGCCAACGATGCGGTGACGGCCATTCACGACGTCATCGCACTGGACGAGGCCGTCAAGGTCGCCTACGATTTCTACCGGAAACATCCGGAGGAGACCCTGATCGTCGTGACCGGCGACCATGAGACGGGCGGACTGGCCCTGGGCTACGCCGGGACGCGCTACGACGCCTTCCTCAAGCGCCTGGAGGGACAGAAGGGATCCTACCTCGCCTTCAACGCGGAGATCAAAAAATTCAAGAAGGACAACCCCGAGGGAAGGTTCGCGGACATGCTGCCGGTCATCGAGGACTTCTTCGGCCTGAAGTACCACCCCCAGGACCAGATGAAGAAGCTGAGCGAGGCCGCGGCCAAGGGCGACCCGGACGCCGTCGCCGCACTGGAGATGGCCCTGACGGACTACGAGCTGGGACTGCTGGAGAAGGCCTTCGCCATGACGATGACCCCGCAGGCGGACCGACCGACCAAGGACGACGCCTACTACACGGCCTACGGCAGCTACGAACCCCTTACCGTCACCCTCACCCACGTCCTGAACCACAAGGCCGGCATCGCCTGGACCTCGTTCTCCCACAGCGGCCTGCCCACTCCCGTCTCCGCCGTGGGCGTGGGCTGCGAGAACTTCAACGGATACTTCGACAACACGGACATCTTCAGGAAGGTCGTCGCAATCGCACAGTATCAGCAATAG